A stretch of the Pseudomonas helvetica genome encodes the following:
- a CDS encoding DNA-3-methyladenine glycosylase, translating into MRLLLDYQPPYDWPAMLGFLSARAIAGMESVVDGVYSRSISLNGVHGTFSITPAADNALEVRLCFPDASVVPEIITRLRRMFDLDVDLPLIHQQLAVDPLMARLIAERPGLRVPGTWDGLELAIRAVLGQQITVGAAIKLAGKLVAQYGEPLSAPLSGLTHVFPQAAVLATADLATLGMPKSRGRTLSGVAQALLDDPLLFEPGRGDGIARLLALWGIGDWTAQYIALRQMREMDAFPSGDVGLINALAALEGGPVTPRELLARAEAWRPCRAYAAQLLWTSLSRAD; encoded by the coding sequence GTGAGGTTGTTGCTTGACTATCAGCCGCCTTATGACTGGCCGGCGATGCTCGGCTTTTTGTCGGCGCGGGCGATTGCCGGGATGGAGTCGGTGGTCGATGGTGTGTACTCGCGCAGCATCAGCCTGAACGGTGTGCACGGCACGTTTTCGATTACGCCAGCGGCTGATAATGCGCTGGAGGTGAGGCTGTGCTTCCCCGATGCGTCAGTCGTGCCCGAGATCATTACGCGGTTGCGGCGGATGTTCGATCTGGACGTGGACTTGCCGCTTATCCACCAGCAACTGGCGGTTGATCCGTTGATGGCAAGGTTGATTGCCGAGCGTCCTGGTTTACGGGTGCCGGGGACCTGGGACGGACTGGAGCTGGCGATACGTGCAGTGCTGGGCCAGCAGATCACGGTCGGCGCCGCGATCAAGCTGGCGGGTAAGTTGGTGGCGCAGTATGGCGAACCGTTGTCTGCGCCGCTGTCAGGATTGACTCATGTGTTTCCTCAAGCGGCGGTGCTGGCGACAGCGGATCTGGCAACGTTGGGAATGCCGAAAAGCCGTGGGCGGACGCTGTCTGGCGTGGCGCAGGCATTGCTTGACGATCCCTTGTTGTTTGAACCGGGTCGGGGCGACGGTATTGCGCGATTGCTGGCATTGTGGGGGATTGGCGACTGGACGGCGCAGTACATCGCGTTGCGACAGATGCGCGAGATGGATGCGTTTCCGTCAGGCGATGTGGGATTGATCAACGCGCTGGCGGCGCTGGAAGGCGGGCCGGTGACGCCGCGCGAGTTGTTGGCCCGTGCCGAGGCTTGGCGACCGTGTCGGGCGTATGCGGCGCAGCTGCTGTGGACGTCGTTGAGTCGGGCTGACTGA